One Acinetobacter pullicarnis genomic region harbors:
- a CDS encoding enoyl-CoA hydratase/isomerase family protein: MSHENNLEIQTQGHFGRIGLDRASSLNALSLPMIQGIIQQLEIWRDNPSIQAVLIDSNSPKAFCAGGDIRYLYDSYQSGDIDYRDYFTAEYQMLTSIRKYPKTVVVLLDGYVLGGGMGLSQACHIRVSSEKSRFAMPETAIGYFPDVGATHFLSQRDEIGVYMALSSEQISSADAFYLKFIDVHVASERLPALKTDLLALANPTKLSIEQLIAQFSVAPAASEIQSRAACIKKHFSHQQLSEIEQSLAQETNPDDQAWAAKILAILQQRSLVAMQTSLKLQQVGRNLSQDQTLQLERELQDVWFELGDLIEGVRALIIDKDKQPQWQSHNPKLEQHLTQLLAAVA, encoded by the coding sequence ATGAGCCATGAAAACAATTTAGAAATTCAGACTCAAGGCCATTTTGGTCGAATCGGTTTAGACCGTGCGAGTAGTTTAAATGCATTATCTTTACCCATGATTCAAGGCATCATTCAACAACTCGAAATATGGCGTGACAATCCGAGTATTCAGGCCGTGCTGATCGATTCAAATAGTCCGAAAGCGTTCTGTGCTGGCGGTGATATTCGGTATTTATACGACAGCTATCAAAGTGGCGATATTGATTATCGGGATTATTTTACTGCCGAGTATCAAATGCTGACCAGCATCAGAAAATATCCAAAAACGGTAGTCGTACTTTTAGATGGCTATGTTTTGGGTGGTGGTATGGGCTTATCGCAAGCATGTCACATCAGAGTCAGCAGTGAAAAATCACGTTTTGCGATGCCAGAAACTGCGATAGGCTATTTCCCAGATGTTGGTGCAACTCATTTTCTCTCACAGCGAGATGAGATTGGTGTGTATATGGCACTTAGCAGTGAACAGATCAGCAGTGCTGATGCATTTTACTTGAAGTTTATTGATGTGCATGTGGCAAGTGAGCGTTTACCTGCACTGAAAACAGACCTATTGGCATTAGCAAATCCAACGAAACTGAGCATTGAGCAACTCATCGCTCAGTTTAGCGTTGCACCAGCAGCCAGCGAGATTCAAAGCCGAGCAGCGTGTATTAAAAAGCATTTTAGCCATCAACAGCTCAGTGAAATTGAACAGAGTCTGGCTCAAGAAACCAATCCTGATGATCAAGCATGGGCTGCTAAAATATTAGCTATTTTACAACAACGTTCTTTGGTCGCGATGCAGACCAGCTTGAAGTTGCAGCAGGTGGGGCGAAATTTATCACAGGATCAAACCTTACAACTTGAACGTGAATTACAAGATGTTTGGTTTGAGCTTGGTGATCTGATTGAAGGGGTGCGGGCGCTGATTATTGATAAAGACAAGCAACCGCAATGGCAAAGCCATAATCCTAAACTTGAGCAGCATTTAACACAGTTGCTTGCCGCCGTGGCCTAA
- a CDS encoding enoyl-CoA hydratase-related protein yields MQWNSILLEQRNGVGLITLNRPKALNALNSELIREVNLALDQLEQDANIGCIVIAGSEKAFAAGADIKEMVDLRFPNIYLDDFFSLADRIGQRRKPLIAAVSGYALGGGCELALMCDFIYCADNAKFALPEVTLGVLPGIGGTQRLTLAVGKAKAMEMCLTARQMGAVEAEQSGLVAQVFSKEELLEQTMQAAEKIAEKSLTAVMMIKESINRAFEGSLAEGLRFERRIFHAVFAGQDQKEGMQAFIEKRPAKFTQ; encoded by the coding sequence ATGCAGTGGAACAGTATTTTATTAGAACAGCGTAATGGGGTTGGATTGATTACTTTAAATCGTCCCAAAGCATTGAATGCACTGAATAGTGAATTGATTCGCGAAGTTAATTTGGCACTCGATCAGCTAGAACAAGATGCAAATATTGGCTGTATTGTGATTGCAGGATCAGAAAAAGCCTTTGCTGCGGGTGCAGACATTAAGGAAATGGTTGATCTTCGTTTTCCCAATATTTATTTAGATGATTTCTTTAGTCTGGCGGATCGTATTGGTCAACGCCGTAAACCGCTTATTGCTGCGGTAAGTGGTTATGCCTTGGGCGGTGGTTGTGAATTGGCACTGATGTGTGACTTTATCTATTGCGCGGACAATGCCAAATTTGCGTTGCCAGAAGTGACGCTTGGGGTTTTACCGGGCATTGGGGGTACGCAACGATTGACACTTGCAGTAGGCAAAGCCAAAGCCATGGAAATGTGCCTAACAGCACGTCAAATGGGTGCGGTTGAAGCAGAGCAAAGTGGTTTGGTGGCACAGGTGTTTAGCAAAGAAGAATTACTTGAACAGACCATGCAAGCGGCTGAAAAAATTGCTGAAAAATCACTGACTGCAGTGATGATGATTAAAGAGTCGATTAATCGCGCTTTTGAAGGTAGTCTGGCGGAAGGTCTACGTTTCGAACGTCGTATTTTCCATGCAGTATTTGCAGGTCAAGACCAAAAAGAAGGCATGCAAGCCTTTATTGAAAAGCGTCCAGCAAAATTTACCCAATAA
- a CDS encoding acyl-CoA dehydrogenase family protein, with product MLFTEEQILIGDMAKSFAEEQIKPFASEWDKQGQFPASALKQMGELGFMGMLVPEQWGGSDTGNLAYVLALEEVAAADGATSAIMSVHNSVGCVPILKYGTEAQKQRFLMPLARGEMIGAFALTEPHTGSDAVAIKTRAVKDGEEYVINGAKQFITSGHNAGVIIVFAVTDPSAGKKGISAFLVPRDTPGYEVIRVEEKLGLHASDTCQIALTDVRIHESLRLGQEGEGLKIALSNLEGGRIGIAAQSVGLARAALEEATRYAHERVTFGKPIFEHQAISFRLASMATEVEAARQLVHYAARLKEAGQSCLTEASMAKLFASEMAERVCSNALQVFGGYGYLKDFPIERICRDARVCQIYEGTSDIQRLVIARSL from the coding sequence ATGCTATTTACGGAAGAACAAATCTTAATTGGTGACATGGCCAAAAGTTTTGCAGAAGAGCAAATCAAGCCCTTTGCCAGTGAATGGGATAAACAGGGTCAGTTTCCTGCAAGCGCTTTAAAACAAATGGGTGAGCTGGGCTTTATGGGCATGTTGGTGCCTGAACAATGGGGTGGTTCAGATACTGGTAATTTGGCCTATGTATTGGCACTTGAAGAAGTGGCTGCTGCAGATGGTGCAACCTCAGCCATTATGAGTGTACATAACTCAGTCGGTTGTGTGCCAATTTTGAAATATGGCACGGAAGCACAAAAACAACGTTTTTTAATGCCATTAGCACGTGGCGAAATGATCGGTGCTTTTGCATTGACTGAGCCACATACGGGTTCAGATGCTGTGGCGATTAAAACCCGCGCAGTCAAAGATGGTGAAGAATATGTAATTAATGGCGCCAAGCAATTTATTACCTCTGGGCATAATGCTGGGGTGATCATTGTGTTTGCTGTCACCGATCCGAGTGCGGGTAAAAAAGGCATTAGCGCATTTTTAGTGCCACGTGACACACCAGGATATGAAGTGATTCGTGTCGAAGAAAAGCTCGGTCTACATGCTTCAGATACCTGCCAAATTGCCTTAACCGATGTGCGTATTCATGAAAGTTTAAGACTGGGTCAGGAAGGCGAAGGTTTAAAAATTGCCTTGTCCAATTTAGAAGGGGGACGGATCGGGATTGCAGCGCAATCGGTTGGCCTTGCACGTGCAGCGCTTGAAGAAGCCACGCGTTATGCCCATGAGCGTGTGACCTTTGGCAAACCAATTTTTGAGCATCAAGCAATTTCTTTCCGTTTGGCCAGTATGGCAACTGAAGTTGAAGCTGCACGTCAGTTGGTACATTACGCGGCACGTTTAAAAGAAGCAGGTCAATCATGCCTCACAGAAGCATCAATGGCCAAATTGTTTGCTTCGGAAATGGCGGAACGTGTTTGTTCGAATGCTTTACAGGTTTTTGGTGGCTATGGTTATTTAAAAGATTTTCCGATTGAGCGGATCTGTCGTGATGCCCGTGTTTGTCAAATCTATGAAGGCACCAGTGATATTCAACGTTTGGTGATTGCACGCAGTCTATAA
- a CDS encoding AMP-binding protein, which produces MLNYQEAARAFNLEMAAKDLLSGSIDALNACYECCDRHAQSDADKVALYWQGKDGRKEQYTFSELQKGASQFANFLKSQGVGKGDRVSGLLPRTPELIMTILGAWRIGAVYQPLFTAFGPKAIEHRLNMAQSKLVVTDLGNRSKLNEVADCPSIMTVAGKDDADLPAGDFSFWGEIERQSADCAVELLSIEDPFLLMFTSGTTGPAKPLKVPLKALIAFGRYTQDAVGLTEQDSFWNIADPGWAYGLYYGITGPLLLGHATLFYEGGFSIESLSRIVQEYGITNLTGAPTAYRMMMAADQEEMAKLRGQFRRVSSAGEPLNPEVIRWFKQVLNAPIYDHYGQTEVGMVVCNHHALAHDVHPGAAGFPSPGYRIVTVNEQGEELAPDVPGILAVDISQSPMMWFGGYEESRKSPFLGQYYLTGDTAEMHADGSMSFVGRNDDVITTSGYRIGPFDVESALLEHEAVVEAAVVGVPDPERTEIVKAFVILTEGVQATPKLAEELGQFVKKRLSAHAYPRLVEFMTELPKTPSGKIQRFLLRNQEIEKQKVATSIA; this is translated from the coding sequence ATGTTGAACTATCAAGAAGCAGCACGTGCATTTAATTTAGAAATGGCTGCAAAAGATTTACTTTCAGGCTCTATTGATGCTTTAAATGCCTGTTATGAGTGTTGTGACCGCCATGCGCAGTCAGATGCAGATAAAGTTGCCCTCTATTGGCAAGGCAAGGATGGCCGCAAAGAACAATACACCTTTAGTGAACTCCAAAAAGGTGCCAGTCAATTTGCGAATTTCTTAAAATCTCAAGGTGTAGGTAAAGGCGATCGGGTTTCAGGTCTATTGCCACGGACACCTGAGTTGATCATGACCATTTTAGGGGCTTGGCGCATTGGCGCTGTTTATCAGCCATTATTTACTGCGTTCGGCCCGAAAGCGATTGAACATCGTCTCAATATGGCGCAAAGCAAGTTAGTCGTCACCGATCTAGGCAATCGTTCTAAATTAAATGAGGTTGCTGACTGCCCAAGCATTATGACTGTTGCAGGCAAAGACGATGCTGATTTACCCGCGGGTGATTTCAGTTTCTGGGGCGAAATTGAGCGTCAGTCTGCCGATTGTGCGGTAGAGCTGCTGAGTATTGAAGATCCATTCTTGTTGATGTTCACTTCGGGCACCACTGGGCCGGCTAAACCGTTAAAAGTGCCATTAAAAGCACTGATTGCCTTTGGTCGTTATACCCAAGATGCCGTAGGGCTAACGGAGCAGGATTCATTCTGGAATATTGCAGATCCAGGTTGGGCCTATGGTTTGTACTATGGGATTACCGGGCCATTATTGTTGGGTCACGCGACTTTGTTCTATGAAGGTGGCTTCAGTATTGAAAGTTTATCTCGCATTGTTCAAGAGTACGGTATTACCAATTTGACTGGTGCACCCACAGCCTATCGCATGATGATGGCTGCGGATCAAGAAGAAATGGCGAAATTGCGCGGTCAATTCCGTCGTGTCAGTAGTGCAGGAGAGCCATTAAATCCAGAAGTGATCCGTTGGTTTAAACAAGTCCTCAATGCACCGATTTATGACCATTATGGTCAAACCGAAGTGGGAATGGTGGTATGTAATCACCACGCACTTGCACACGATGTCCATCCGGGTGCTGCAGGTTTTCCAAGTCCAGGTTATCGCATTGTGACCGTGAATGAACAGGGTGAGGAATTGGCCCCTGACGTCCCAGGCATATTGGCCGTCGATATCAGCCAATCGCCAATGATGTGGTTTGGTGGCTATGAAGAAAGCCGTAAGTCTCCGTTCTTGGGTCAGTATTATCTCACGGGTGATACTGCTGAGATGCATGCTGATGGCAGTATGAGCTTTGTTGGACGTAATGATGATGTTATTACGACGTCGGGTTATCGGATTGGACCATTTGATGTGGAAAGTGCTTTGCTGGAGCATGAAGCCGTGGTGGAAGCAGCTGTGGTCGGTGTTCCAGATCCTGAGCGTACAGAGATCGTTAAAGCCTTTGTGATTTTGACAGAAGGTGTTCAAGCGACACCGAAGCTTGCAGAAGAGTTGGGCCAGTTTGTGAAAAAACGCCTTTCTGCACATGCTTACCCACGCTTGGTCGAGTTTATGACTGAACTTCCAAAAACCCCAAGTGGCAAAATCCAACGCTTTTTATTACGTAATCAAGAAATTGAAAAACAGAAAGTGGCAACCAGCATCGCTTAA
- the mmsB gene encoding 3-hydroxyisobutyrate dehydrogenase, producing the protein MNIAFIGLGNMGGAMAQNLLKADQKVFGFDLSPKALEQFAASGGVVCDSPQAAAKQADVVITMLPAAKHVREVYLGENGILAVLKAGALCIDSSTIDPQSIKDVAAAAKAKHINVCDAPVSGGTIGAQAGTLTFMVGADEPIFQAIQPYLSLMGKNIVHCGDVGTGQIAKICNNLILGISMVAVAEGMALGAKLGIDPEALAGVINSSSGRCWSSDVCNPWPGINANAPAARGYQDGFATQLMLKDLGLAVEAAEQAQQPILLGGFVQQLYQQRCMQGNAGLDFSSIIQQYLPAKV; encoded by the coding sequence ATGAATATTGCTTTTATTGGTTTAGGAAATATGGGCGGTGCCATGGCGCAAAACCTGCTCAAGGCAGACCAAAAGGTTTTTGGTTTTGACTTAAGTCCGAAAGCGCTGGAACAGTTTGCAGCAAGTGGCGGTGTGGTCTGCGACAGCCCACAAGCCGCTGCCAAACAGGCGGACGTGGTGATTACCATGTTGCCTGCGGCCAAACATGTACGTGAAGTCTATCTGGGTGAAAATGGCATCTTGGCGGTGCTCAAAGCTGGTGCCTTGTGTATCGACAGCAGTACCATTGATCCGCAAAGCATTAAAGACGTTGCTGCTGCGGCAAAAGCCAAACATATCAATGTCTGCGATGCCCCGGTTTCAGGTGGCACTATTGGCGCACAAGCGGGCACCTTAACCTTTATGGTGGGTGCAGATGAACCGATCTTTCAAGCGATCCAGCCCTATTTAAGCCTTATGGGCAAAAATATTGTGCATTGCGGTGATGTTGGCACAGGACAGATTGCCAAAATCTGTAATAACTTAATTCTTGGTATTTCAATGGTTGCCGTAGCCGAAGGGATGGCACTGGGTGCCAAGCTTGGGATTGATCCAGAAGCGTTGGCTGGCGTGATTAACAGTTCAAGCGGTCGTTGCTGGAGTTCCGATGTTTGCAATCCGTGGCCGGGTATTAATGCCAATGCACCTGCGGCACGTGGTTATCAAGATGGTTTTGCCACGCAATTGATGCTTAAAGATTTAGGTCTTGCCGTTGAAGCGGCTGAGCAGGCACAGCAACCGATTTTACTCGGTGGTTTTGTGCAACAGCTTTATCAGCAACGTTGTATGCAAGGCAATGCAGGTTTGGATTTCTCCAGTATTATTCAACAATATTTACCGGCTAAAGTATAA
- a CDS encoding CoA-acylating methylmalonate-semialdehyde dehydrogenase, which translates to MNAIHNPMLANQLTSVKLLINGEFVDSKTTEWQDIVNPATQEVLGKVPFATTEEINAAIASAQNAFASWSQTPIQARMRIMLKLQELIRIHAKEIAKVLTAEQGKTLADAEGDIQRGLEVVEHACSIGTLQMGEYVEGVARGVDSYTLQQPLGVCAGITPFNFPAMIPLWMFPMAIVCGNTFVLKPSEQDPLSTMMLVELALQAGVPAGVLNVVHGGKEVVDLLCTHNDIKAISFVGSTAVGTHVYNLAGQHGKRVQSMMGAKNHAVIMPDANKQQTLNALVGAAFGAAGQRCMALSVAVMVGETKNWLAEFVEKAKTLSVNAGHEPNTDVGPVISPRAKARVIDLINSGVEQGAQLLLDGRDVQVKGYEQGNFVGPTIFSQVSTDMRIYKEEVFGPVLAVICVDTLEEAIALVNANPFGNGVGLFTQSGATARTFQHQINIGQVGINIPIPVPVPFFSFTGSRGSKLGDLGPYGKQAVQFYTQTKTITSRWFEDSQDSGKVNTTINLG; encoded by the coding sequence ATGAACGCAATTCATAACCCGATGCTCGCAAACCAATTAACCAGTGTTAAATTGCTGATCAATGGGGAATTTGTTGACTCAAAGACCACTGAATGGCAAGACATTGTCAATCCAGCGACACAGGAAGTGTTAGGCAAAGTCCCATTTGCCACCACTGAAGAAATTAACGCAGCCATTGCATCTGCACAAAATGCTTTTGCCAGTTGGAGCCAGACGCCAATTCAAGCGCGTATGCGCATCATGCTTAAATTGCAAGAATTAATCCGTATTCACGCCAAAGAAATCGCCAAAGTCCTGACGGCTGAACAAGGTAAAACCTTGGCCGATGCAGAAGGGGATATTCAGCGTGGCCTAGAAGTCGTTGAACATGCCTGTTCAATTGGTACTTTGCAAATGGGCGAGTACGTTGAAGGCGTGGCGCGTGGTGTCGATAGCTATACGTTGCAACAACCGTTAGGTGTTTGCGCAGGGATTACCCCATTTAACTTCCCAGCCATGATTCCATTGTGGATGTTCCCAATGGCAATCGTTTGCGGTAATACCTTTGTCTTAAAACCGTCTGAGCAAGATCCATTGTCTACCATGATGTTGGTGGAGTTGGCGCTTCAAGCGGGTGTGCCTGCTGGTGTACTGAACGTGGTGCATGGCGGTAAAGAAGTGGTCGATTTACTCTGTACCCATAACGACATCAAAGCGATTTCATTTGTTGGTTCAACCGCAGTTGGTACGCATGTGTATAACCTTGCTGGGCAACATGGCAAACGCGTACAGTCCATGATGGGTGCGAAAAACCATGCGGTAATTATGCCAGATGCCAATAAACAACAGACTTTAAATGCCTTGGTTGGTGCTGCATTTGGTGCTGCGGGTCAGCGTTGTATGGCACTTTCAGTTGCAGTGATGGTCGGTGAAACTAAAAACTGGTTGGCTGAGTTTGTTGAAAAAGCCAAAACCTTAAGTGTAAATGCAGGACATGAACCAAATACCGATGTTGGCCCGGTGATTTCGCCACGTGCCAAAGCGCGTGTGATTGATTTGATCAACAGTGGGGTTGAGCAAGGTGCACAGCTGTTGCTTGATGGTCGTGATGTACAGGTTAAAGGCTATGAGCAAGGTAACTTTGTTGGCCCAACCATTTTCAGTCAAGTCAGCACAGACATGCGCATTTATAAAGAAGAAGTGTTTGGTCCGGTCTTGGCAGTGATTTGTGTCGATACGCTAGAAGAAGCGATTGCATTGGTGAATGCCAACCCATTTGGTAATGGTGTGGGCTTATTTACCCAAAGTGGTGCGACCGCACGAACTTTCCAACATCAAATTAATATTGGTCAAGTTGGGATTAATATTCCAATTCCAGTGCCAGTGCCATTCTTTAGCTTTACTGGTTCACGTGGTTCGAAATTGGGTGATTTGGGTCCCTATGGCAAACAAGCGGTACAGTTCTATACTCAAACCAAAACCATTACCAGTCGTTGGTTTGAAGACAGCCAAGACAGCGGTAAAGTCAACACCACGATTAACCTAGGCTAA
- a CDS encoding LysR family transcriptional regulator codes for MSVDWNHLRFFLVLARAKTLTNAARLIGVEHSTVARRIQALEQELGTQLFKREASGYELTLEGAALVPRVELMEQAFLQIEKTSPVQGHVRIGTPEGFGTAFLARLLAVFLQQYPLLSVDLIPVPKMLKLSHREADIVISIDRPKSGPYIITRLTDYCLKIYGSTSYLAANPAIHSLDDLPQHRFVNYIDDLIYSPQLYCLERLPLQLTANFRSSSILAQQIAVSAGAGLAILPKFLADDKPELEEVLSNQVSFTHTFWMLTFVDLHHEPRIKLVWDFLRQQAEAYQGLLMD; via the coding sequence ATGAGTGTGGATTGGAACCACTTACGCTTTTTCTTGGTTTTGGCACGGGCTAAAACCCTGACCAATGCCGCCCGGCTGATTGGAGTTGAACACAGCACCGTAGCGCGGCGGATTCAGGCGCTCGAACAAGAACTCGGTACCCAACTGTTTAAACGAGAGGCCAGTGGCTATGAACTGACCCTTGAGGGTGCAGCATTAGTGCCACGGGTTGAGCTGATGGAACAAGCCTTTTTACAGATTGAAAAAACCAGTCCAGTACAAGGTCATGTGCGAATTGGCACCCCTGAAGGTTTTGGAACTGCATTTTTAGCGCGGCTATTGGCAGTGTTTTTACAGCAATATCCCCTGTTGTCTGTCGATTTAATTCCAGTTCCGAAAATGCTTAAGCTCTCACATCGTGAAGCAGACATTGTGATTTCGATTGATCGACCCAAATCAGGGCCATATATCATCACCCGACTAACCGACTACTGCCTCAAAATTTATGGCAGCACAAGCTATTTGGCTGCAAACCCAGCGATTCACAGTTTGGATGACTTACCACAGCACCGTTTTGTTAATTATATTGATGACTTGATTTATAGCCCGCAACTGTACTGTCTGGAACGCCTGCCCCTACAACTGACTGCCAATTTTCGTAGCAGTAGTATTTTGGCACAGCAAATAGCGGTGAGTGCGGGCGCAGGCCTCGCGATTTTGCCGAAGTTTTTGGCCGATGATAAACCTGAACTTGAAGAGGTTTTGAGTAATCAGGTCAGTTTCACCCACACCTTTTGGATGCTGACCTTTGTCGACTTGCATCATGAACCCCGGATTAAACTGGTCTGGGATTTTTTAAGGCAACAAGCAGAGGCGTATCAGGGTTTGTTAATGGATTAG
- a CDS encoding fimbrial protein gives MKKLILAASTIIIGLSNAYAVDGKVTINGKVTDQTCTVDTNSKNIIVTLPTVSKSTLFAAGETAGRTPFAIKLTNCSIGQVTSYFEPGTTVDLSTGRLNNQASGTPATKVQVQLLTDNGTILPILGVPPTDPAQWKVISVAGSAVTLNYFAEYVATGAATAGDVTTSVQYTMIYQ, from the coding sequence ATGAAAAAATTAATTTTAGCTGCCTCAACAATAATTATCGGGCTATCAAATGCTTATGCTGTAGATGGTAAAGTCACGATCAATGGCAAAGTCACAGATCAAACCTGTACAGTCGATACGAACTCTAAAAATATTATTGTAACTTTGCCGACTGTATCTAAAAGTACATTATTTGCTGCTGGTGAAACAGCAGGTCGTACTCCCTTTGCCATAAAACTAACCAACTGCTCGATTGGTCAAGTCACCAGTTATTTTGAACCAGGTACAACAGTTGATCTCAGTACAGGTCGATTAAACAATCAAGCTTCTGGAACTCCTGCAACAAAAGTCCAAGTTCAACTCTTAACGGATAATGGCACTATCTTGCCTATTCTTGGTGTCCCACCAACAGACCCCGCACAATGGAAAGTGATTAGCGTTGCAGGAAGTGCTGTAACACTAAATTACTTTGCCGAGTATGTTGCAACCGGTGCTGCAACAGCAGGTGATGTCACAACCAGTGTGCAATACACGATGATTTATCAATAA
- a CDS encoding fimbrial biogenesis chaperone, whose product MIINSTFSTCMLSFLLLCSDLNAEVILHGTRVIYPAEAREVTLQLSNIGEVPSLVQAWIDDGDPKSTPDQSTAPFMISPPISRVNAKKGQALRITALPNAASLSKTQETLFWLNVLDIPPKPESNAVNVDAPDNYLQLAIRSRIKLFYRPKGLEQAALAPEKIQWVRDGSQLKIQNPTAFYITLTSIQQEQSGKTLNLISDGLMLKPHTEEILNLQHLENRKMIFTTINDYGGHSEYELKLKSVI is encoded by the coding sequence ATGATTATAAATAGTACTTTTTCGACCTGCATGCTGAGTTTTTTACTCCTCTGTAGCGACTTAAATGCGGAGGTTATTCTGCATGGTACACGTGTAATTTATCCTGCAGAAGCCCGTGAAGTCACCTTACAACTGAGTAATATCGGTGAAGTACCCTCATTGGTTCAGGCTTGGATTGATGATGGTGATCCGAAAAGTACACCTGATCAATCTACAGCACCGTTTATGATTTCTCCCCCCATTAGTCGTGTGAATGCAAAGAAAGGACAAGCGCTGCGGATTACTGCACTGCCGAATGCAGCATCATTAAGTAAAACGCAAGAAACGTTATTCTGGCTAAATGTCTTAGACATTCCACCGAAACCTGAAAGTAATGCAGTGAATGTAGATGCGCCAGATAATTATTTACAACTGGCAATACGTTCGCGAATTAAATTGTTTTATCGGCCAAAAGGTTTAGAACAAGCTGCATTAGCACCAGAAAAAATACAATGGGTCCGTGATGGATCTCAGTTAAAAATTCAAAATCCCACTGCATTTTATATAACCCTAACCTCCATCCAGCAAGAACAGTCCGGCAAAACCCTTAATCTAATTTCTGATGGATTAATGCTCAAACCACATACTGAAGAAATACTAAACTTACAGCATCTAGAAAATAGAAAAATGATATTTACCACCATAAACGATTATGGCGGTCATTCAGAGTATGAGTTAAAACTTAAATCAGTTATTTAA